The DNA window CCGGTTGACTTGACAGCGGCGCTGCCTCTGACGAAAGTGATCGGATTGCATCGCCACCGGATCCGTTCGTCTCATGGAACAACTCTCCGAATTTGCCGATCGTTTCGCTTCGCAGGCACCGGCCTGCGAATACTGGACCCTGCGCCTGGTCGAGGAGGAGTCCGATCATCTGGAGGTGCGCCAAGGCGTGGTCGAGCCGAGCGTGCTCGATAGCTCGCTGGGTGCCATGGTCACGGTCGTGCGTGGCGGCGGCATCGGCTACGGCGCCACCAGCGATCTGAGCGCCGCCGGTTTGCGCGCCGCCGGTGAGCGGGCGGCGGACTGGGCGCTCGCCCATGCCCGGCTCGGACTCTTCGATGCCGGTCTTTATCCGCGCGCCAGTACGCGCGCCGACTATCGCTCCACCATCCTGGAATCCTGGAAAGCCATGGCGGTCGCCGACAAGCTGGCGCTGCTCCAGGCCGCCAACACGGCCCTGGCGATCGACGAGCGCATCGTCGACTGGTCCGCCTGGTTGACGCGCCATCGGGTGTCGCAGTTGCTGGTGAGCAGCGATGGCGCACGGGTCTCCCAAGTGTTCGAGTCGGTCCATCCGGGGCTGTTCGCCGTCGCCAATGCCGGCAGTCAGACCCAGCGTCGGCAGGGTGGCGGGGCGGATTGGGCGCAACAGGGCGGATTGGAGCGCATCGCGGCGGTGCATCTGCTGGACGACGCGCCGCGCGTGGCGGAAGAGGCCATCGCGCTGCTGGACGCGCCCGAATGTCCCGAGGACACCCGCGATCTGATCCTGCTGCCAAGCCAGATGGTGTTGCAGATCCACGAGAGCATCGGTCACCCGCTGGAACTGGACCGCATTTTGGGCGACGAGCGCAACTATGCCGGCACCAGCTTCGTCACGCCCGGCATGTTCGGCCGCTATCGCTACGGTTCCGAACTCCTCGATATCACCTTCGATCCCACGGTTCCCGGCGAACTGGTGTCCATGGTCGCCGATGACGTGGGGACGCCGGCCCAGCGCGAATATCTGATCCGCCGGGGCATCCTGGAACGTCCGCTTGGCGGTCCGCTCTCCCAGGCGCGCGCCGGACTGCCGGGCACCGCCAATACCCGTGCCAGCGGTTGGGACCGTCCGCCGATCGACCGCATGGGCAACCTCAATCTGGAGTCGGGGGAGGGCAGTCTCGACGATCTGATCGCGCGGGTCGAGCGCGGCGTCCTGATGGACACCAACCGTTCCTGGTCGATCGACGACAGCCGCAACAAGTTCCAGTTCGGCTGCGAACTGGGACGCCTGATCGAGGACGGCGAACTCAAGGGACTGGTGCGCAATCCCGGCTATCGCGGCATCTCGGCCGAATTCTGGCGTCGTCTCGACGGGGTCGGCGGCCCCGAGACCCTGGAGATTCGCGGGGTGACGAACTGCGGCAAGGGCGAGCCGAATCAGGCGGTCTCTGTCGGACACGCCTCGCCGCCCTGTCTGTTCCGCGACGTGGCCGTGTTTGGAGGTGGCGAATGAATCAAGACACCTTTTTCGCCTTGGCCGACCGGCTACAGGCTGGGCTCGCTGGCACGGAAATTCTCTTCTGCAACCTGGGCGCGGAGGCATCCGACTTCGTGCGTCTGAACCGTAACCGCATCCGTCAGGCCGGTCATGTGCGCTCCGCTGCGCTCGGTCTGAACCTGATCGATGGGGCAAGACAGGCGGAAGGCCGCTGCGACCTCACCGGCGATGCGCGCCAGGATCTGGTCCGGGCGCGCCATCTGCTCGCGCGTCTGCGCGAACGTCTCGTCCATGTCCCGGACGATCCCTATCTGCACTATTCCACCGAGGCCAGCGAGAGCCACCGGCAGGTCGGCGAAGCGATCCCCTCTGCCGAGGAAACGGTCGCCGAGTTGATCGCCGCCGCCGAGGGTCTGGATCTGGTCGGCATCTGGGCCAGCGGGGCGATCGACGAGGGACTGGCGAGTTCGCTCGGTCATCGTCACTGGCACCAGAGCCTGAGCTTCAACCTCGACTGGAGCTGTTATCTGGAGGCCGATAAGGCGGTCAAGGCGGGCCTGGGCGGCTTTCATTGGGACACCGCGGCGCTCAACCACAAGCTCGACGCCCTGCGCGAAGGGCTGCGGATCATGGCGCGACCCGCGCGCACCCTCGATCCCGGTCGCTATCGCGCCTACCTGGCCCCGGCCGCGGTCAATGAGTTGACGGACATGCTCGCCTGGGGCGGGTTCGATCTCAAGAGTCATCGAACCCATCAGACCCCTTTGCTCCTGATGACGCGCGGCGAGCGCCGTTTCGACCCGCGGGTCACGCTCCGCGAGGAACACGCGCGCGGGCTGGCGGCCGGTTTTACCGCCGAGGGTTTCGTCAAACCGGACCGCGTGACACTGATCGAAGGGGGCATCTTTAGTCAATGCTTGGTGGATGCGCGCGACGGCAAGGAATACGGCGAGACCGTCAATGCCGCGAGCGGCTCGCCTGAATCTCTGGGATTCGACGCGGGCGAGCTGCCGATGGCCGAGGTACTCGCCCGGCTCGACACAGGGCTCTATATCGGCAACCTCTGGTACTGCAACTGGTCGGATCCCAACGATTGTCGCGCCACCGGCATGACCCGCTTCGGCACCTATTGGGTGGAAAACGGCGAGATCGTCTCTCCGGTCAAGGTCATGCGGTTCGACGACAGCCTCTATCATCTGTTGGGCGACCGTCTGGAAGGGCTGACCCGCGAGCGCGAGCTGATTCTCTCAGCGCAGACCTATGACGGCCGCTCGACCGATAGCGCGCTCTTACCGGGGCTATTGGTTTCGGGGATCAATCTGGCGCTTTAGGCGATTGTTGGCAAGGATCCTGCCGGTAGGAGCCCGCTTGCGGGCGACGGCTGGATGCATGGAAGGCATCTTGGCAGGCACGTCGCTCGCAAGCGGGCTCCTACGGGGTTGTACGTTTGGTCAAGTCATGTCCGGAATTCGCCTTAACGAGACTCGCGAACGAAACGATGCGTACGCTCGCCCTATTACTGGCTCTCCTCGTGACCTTGGACCCGTGCGCGGCCAGTCAATTGTTCCGCTGGATTGACGATCAGGGTCAGGTTCATTTCAGCGATCGACCACCGTCGAATCCGGCGGCTCCAGTCCAGGTTCAGCCATTGCCGCCGCCCGCTCCCCGGCCAGCGGATAACCACTATTCGGTGATGAACCAGGTCAAGCGACTGGAGAGCGAACGTCAACAGCGCGAAGCGGCGCGGTGGGCGGAGAGAGTGACGCGGCAGGAGGAGGAACTGCGTCTCGCGGAGATCGAAGAGAGCCGTGCCCGCGCCCGGTTGGCTGAAGCAGAGGCCGAGCGTGCGCGTCAGTCCGTCTACCTCGTTTATCCAAGATTCCGGAAGCCTCCGCGCCCAGGACCGGATCATCGGCCCAACCGGTCGGATCACCTGCCACGGCACTCCGATACGCGTCCGGTTCAGCCCGATGGGCGTTCGGTTACCCGCCCCGGACGATCATCGACCGTTCCGGGACGATCGCTGCATTCCGAGCAATCGCCGCCGCGTCCCCGACATTGAGACGAGTGCGCATCCCCGCTGCAATGTGCCCAACCGTCACGGGTTAGAATGCGCTTCGCATCCGCCGTCAGGCCACACCCGGACTCCCAACCTTGAACCCACTCAAGCGGCTCGCCTCCCAAACCGCCATCTACGGTGTCAGCAGCGTCCTGGGGCGCTTTCTCAATTATCTACTGGTGCCCTTTCTGACCTATACCTTCGCCCCAGCGGAGTATGGCGTGATCGCCGAGTTTTACGCCTACATGGGGTTTCTGGCGGTGGTGCTCATGTTCGGGCTGGAGACCGGCTATTTCCGTTTTCGCGCCGGGGGCGAGTGGCCGCCCGAGGTTGTCTACGGAACGGTCCTGCGCTTCCTGGCGCTGACGAATATCGCCTTTTTCCTGCTGATCTATGTCCAGCGCGAGCCGATCGCCGAACTGCTGCGCCATTCCGGTCACCCCGAGTATGTCTGGTGGAGCGCCGCGATCCTGGCCCTGGATTCGGTGGGTTCGGTCGCCTTCGCGCGCCTGCGGGCGGAGGATCGGGCAAAGCGTTTCGCGACACTCAAGCTGGTTGAGATCGGGGCCAACGTCGGTTTGACCATCTTCTTCATCTACGTTTGCCGGCGCGCCTTCGAGTCCGATCCGCAATCCCTGCTCGGGTCGCTCTGGAACCCGAGCATCGGCGTGGGCTATGTCTTCATCGCCAACCTGGCGGCGAGCGGGCTCAAGCTGATGTTGCTGGCCCCGCAGTTTCGGGACGGATTCGGCACCTTTCAGGCGGCGCTCTTCGGGCGTCTTCTGCGCTATTCGCTCCCCATGGTCGTCATCGGCTTCGCTGGGATTATCAACGAGATGCTGGACCGCGCCGCGCTCAAATACCTGTTGCCCTTCGATGACGCGACCAACATGGCGCAACTCGGAATCTACAGCGCTTGTTACAAGCTCTCGATACTCATGGGGCTCTTCATCCAGGCATTCCGTTACGCCGGCGAACCGTTTTTCTTTAGCTACGCCAAACAGAGCGACGCGCGACAGACCTATGCGCTGGTACTCAACTGGTTCGTCATCTGCTGCGTCTTTCTGTTCCTGCTGGTCACGCTCTATCTGGATCTCTTCCAGTATTTCGTCGGTAGTGCCTACCGCGAGGGACTGAGCGTGGTGCCGGTGCTGCTGCTCGCGAGCCTCTTTCTCGGCATCTACGTGAATCTGTCCATCTGGTACAAGCTGACCGACCGTACCCTGATGGGTGCTGTCGTCTCGCTGATCGGCGCGGGCATCACCATCGTCCTGCTGCTCTGGTGGGTGCCCATTTACGGCTACGAGGGCGCCGCCTGGGCACACCTGGTCTGCTACGGAGCGATGGTGGCGATGTCCTATCTGCTTGGACGCCGTTATTACCCGGTGCCCTACGAGGTCGGGCGCGTGCTGGGCTACGTGATTCTCGGGGTCGCGCTTTATCTCGCGAGCCGGTGGCTGGTCTCGGTGCCAGGCTGGAATTCGCTGGCGGCGGGGACGCTCTGTCTGGCGATCTTTCTGCTGGCTGTCCTGCTGCTGGATGCGCGCCGACTGACACGACGGCGCGGGACGGGCGGGGTATCGTCATGAACAGGTCAGGGCTGCGGAAGCGAACTCGCGACCGCAATCATGCGCTGGCGCTGGTCACATAACCTTCATACGCGTTTGGGGCGGTTTGCGTTAGGCTCCCCGGCTATTCTTTGCAGCCTCCCGCGATTGGATCGGAACGGTCGTTTCTCGCGGGCCCCGAGTCAGGTTTCCGCCCATGAATCCCTCACTGCAAGCCACTCCCCAACGCATCCTTGGGGCCGCGATTCTTGGCTTTCTGTGCTTACTTCTTGCCGCATGGATCTTGTGGTCGGCGCGCTCGGACGAGGACCATGGCGACGTTGGGCAAGCCGCCATCGGTTCCCTGGAGGCTGACTCCCTTGATCTGCGGGACACGCGCCTGCGCAATGCGTTCGCCTACCTTGTCCCCCAGTGCTATGTCATGCCCAGACTCCAGGACGGGGTGGTTCTCAACCCTTGCTACACCTGCCATCAACTGGGCGATACGCCCAATTATATCGACGACAGCCTCTTTCAGAAGGTGTTCCAGATGGCGGAGTCGGCACGAGAGATGCCCTGGCCGAATGTGTATGAGGATCGCTCGGAGCGGATCGAACGCATCGACGATATCTGGATGCGCGATCTGGTGCGCACGAGCAACTACGAGGCAAAGGATGGTTCGCTCTTGCTGGCGCGACGGTTGTCCGAACTGCCCGCGCACTGGGATCTGGACGGCGACCGTCACTGGAACGGTTATATCCCGGATGCCTATTTTCGATTCGACGAGCAGGGTTTCGACCGTGATCCGCAAGGTCAATACACCGGCTGGCGCGCCTTCGCCTACTACCCTTTGCCTGCAACCTACTGGCCAACGAACGGCAGTGCGGGCGATGTCCTCATCCGGCTGCCCGATGCCTTTCGGCGCCGCGCGGACGGGGAGCCGGATGTGCGCGTCTACGCACTCAATCTCGCCATCGTCGAAGCCTTGATCAAGCGTGCCGATGTTCCTATCGATCCGGTGGACGAACGCGATTTTGGGGTCGATCTCGACCGGGACGGGTCGCTCGACCTCGCCGACCGGGTTCGCTACGACTGGGCGCCGCTTGAAGGTCGTGAGATGTCTTATGTCGGACTGGCGGCGCAACGGCTGGCGGAAGGGAAGGCCCACCTGGCGGGCGGGCTTTTTCCAGAAGGAACCGAATTCCTGCAGAGCCTGCGTTATCTGGACGCCGATGCGGCCGGGCGGATCCAGCCGGCGGCGCGCATGAAGGAACTGCGCTATGCCCGTAAGCAGGCCTGGTACAACTACTCCGAACTCAGGGGTATCGCTCAACGCGAGGGCGCCGAGCGCCGGGAATACGAGAACAACGTCGTCAAGGAAGCCCCCGGGGATTACGAGCGCGGGCTCTTCGCGCAAGGTTGGGTGTACCAGGGGTTTATCGAGGATCGCGCCGGCCAATTGCGACCACAGTCGCAGGAGGAGACGCTCTACTGCATGGGCTGTCACGGTGGCGTCGGTGTCACCGCCGATACAACCTTCGCTTTTGCCCGTAAGTTCAAGGCTTCCGCCGAGCACGGCGGCTGGTTTCACTGGTCGAGACGCGACGCTTCGGACCTCGCCGAGCCCTGGGTCGAGGTTCTGGGAGAGGGCGTTCATCCTGAGTACGGCTTCTATTTGAAGCAGACCCGTTCCGGGAGCGAGTTCCTGGACAACCCGGAATTGGCGGATCGCTTCTTTACTTCCGAAGGTATTCCTAGGGAAGAGGCGTTCGAGCGCCTGCGGCACGACATCGCCTTCGCGCTTCTACCCTCGCCTGAGCGGGCGATGCGGCTCAACAAGGCTTACCGTACCATCGTCGAGGATCAGGATTTCATCCACGGTCGCGACCCCAATCCAACGCCCTTTAATCGCGTGATGCCCGTGGTGCCCAAGGATTTGCCGACGGGGGTGGAGCAGGCGATCAAGACGGCGACGCATTACGATTGATCGATGGATGCCCGCTGACCTTCCAACGTCTTCCCGTCACATTAACTAGCGCGAATCATCGTCGCCAGTCCGTCCGATTCGCTGTCTAACCCGCCTTCGGAGTCTCAATCCGAGTCTGACTCCCTTGCTCGGGGCCGTCCCTGGCCGAGCCTGCCCTGAACGATGCCGTAACGGTGGATCAGGCGCGCCGCGCGCTGCTGACTAAGGCAGAATCCGAATCGGCGTCCCGTCCGGAACCAGGTTCCAGATCTCGTCGATTTCATGGTTCTGCACGGCGATGCAGCCGTGGGTCCAGTCGCGGTTGGTATAGAGACGGCGCATGCTTTCCGACTGGATATAGTTGGGAAGCCCGTGGAGCATGATCATGCCGCCGGGGTTGAACCCAAGCTGGCGGCTGGCGAGCTTATCCTGCTCGTTGGGATAGGAAATATGGATGGCCTTGTAAAAATTGCTTCGGGGATTGCGCCAGTTCAACACGTAATCGCCGACTGGCGTGCGTTGATCGCCCTCGCGGTATTTGTGGCCGTTGGGCGAACCGCCGAGTGCGACGCGGTATGTCCGAACCACCTGGCCCCGGCTGAGCAACTCGATCTGTCGTTCGGATTTTTTGACCACGACCTGATCGACGGGGCCGGTGGCCTTTTGCGTGACTGGAGGCGTGCTGCCGCAGCCCGTCAGCCCGAGTAGTCCGGTCAGCGCGAGCGCGGCGAGAACGTGCATCCCGAGCGGGCGGATACGCCGGTGCCGTGGCGGGGTACGGTAGATGGCGTGGGAGTGTTTGGCGTTGAAGTACATGGAGTGAGTCCTGAATCGACGGTGCCAGCGGCCGGCCGGCAAAGTTCATAATCAACGCCAGAAAGTTTATGTAAGCCGATGACTAAAATCCAGCTTTAGAATTCCGGCAGGACGCGGAGAAAGCAGGTTTTCAGATAGGCGGTCTCGGAAATGGCCGGATGCACCGGATGATCCGGCCCCTGTTGGCCGACTTCCAGCAACTGAAGATTCCGTCCGGACCGCCGCGCCGCGAGTTGAACCGAGCGCAAAAAGGTGTCGCGGTCCATGTGAAAGGAGCAGGAAGACGTCACCAGGAGTCCGCCGGGTTCCAGAACCTCGATTCCGAGCCGGTTGAGCCGCTGATACGCCTGGGTACCTTCCTTCTCGTCCTTGCGACGTTTGATGAAGGCGGGCGGATCGAGAATGACGGTGTCGAAGCGTTTGCCCTTGTCGCGCAGATCCCGCAAGACCTCGAAGGCGTCGCCATGCAGATGGTTGACGCGGTTGTCGAGACGGTTGCGGGCGGCGTTATCGGCGACCCGTTCCAGCGCGGTGTGCGAGCTGTCCACGCAGGTCACTTCCTCGGCGCCCAACGCGGCGGCGCGCAGTCCCCAGGCGCCGATATAGCTGCACACGTCCAGCACTCGCTTGCCAACCCCGTAGCGGGCGAGCCGGGTGCGATTCTCGGCCTGATCGAAAAACCAGCCGGTCTTTTGTCCGCTCAGGGGCGAGACCTCGAACGCCAGCTCGTGCTCGATTAGCGTCAGATGGTCCTCGGGCGTTCCGAGCACCGTTTCCACGCTACGCGGCAGTCCCTCCAGTTCGCGCACGGCGGTGTCGTTGCGCAGCACGATCGCCCTGGGCCGCAGCACTTGTTCCAGTGCGGCCAGGATCTCCCCGCGCACCCGTTCCATCCCGGCGGTCGTGATCTGCACCGCGAGCAGGTCGTCGTAGCGGTCCACGATCAGACCCGGCAGGCCATCGCTCTCACCGAACACCAGCCGATAAAAGGGGCGTTTGTAGAGCCGTTCGCGCAGCGCCAGCGCATCATGGATGCGTTTGAGCCAGAGGGTCGGACTTAGCGGATGGTTGCGGTCGCGCGTCACGATCCGGGCGCAGATCAGCGAATGCGGATTGACATACCCGTGCCCGATCCAGCGTTCGTGGTCGCTCAGAATCTCGACCGGCTGGCCCGGCTCCAGGTTT is part of the Thiocystis violascens DSM 198 genome and encodes:
- a CDS encoding TldD/PmbA family protein, with the protein product MEQLSEFADRFASQAPACEYWTLRLVEEESDHLEVRQGVVEPSVLDSSLGAMVTVVRGGGIGYGATSDLSAAGLRAAGERAADWALAHARLGLFDAGLYPRASTRADYRSTILESWKAMAVADKLALLQAANTALAIDERIVDWSAWLTRHRVSQLLVSSDGARVSQVFESVHPGLFAVANAGSQTQRRQGGGADWAQQGGLERIAAVHLLDDAPRVAEEAIALLDAPECPEDTRDLILLPSQMVLQIHESIGHPLELDRILGDERNYAGTSFVTPGMFGRYRYGSELLDITFDPTVPGELVSMVADDVGTPAQREYLIRRGILERPLGGPLSQARAGLPGTANTRASGWDRPPIDRMGNLNLESGEGSLDDLIARVERGVLMDTNRSWSIDDSRNKFQFGCELGRLIEDGELKGLVRNPGYRGISAEFWRRLDGVGGPETLEIRGVTNCGKGEPNQAVSVGHASPPCLFRDVAVFGGGE
- a CDS encoding TldD/PmbA family protein, which codes for MNQDTFFALADRLQAGLAGTEILFCNLGAEASDFVRLNRNRIRQAGHVRSAALGLNLIDGARQAEGRCDLTGDARQDLVRARHLLARLRERLVHVPDDPYLHYSTEASESHRQVGEAIPSAEETVAELIAAAEGLDLVGIWASGAIDEGLASSLGHRHWHQSLSFNLDWSCYLEADKAVKAGLGGFHWDTAALNHKLDALREGLRIMARPARTLDPGRYRAYLAPAAVNELTDMLAWGGFDLKSHRTHQTPLLLMTRGERRFDPRVTLREEHARGLAAGFTAEGFVKPDRVTLIEGGIFSQCLVDARDGKEYGETVNAASGSPESLGFDAGELPMAEVLARLDTGLYIGNLWYCNWSDPNDCRATGMTRFGTYWVENGEIVSPVKVMRFDDSLYHLLGDRLEGLTRERELILSAQTYDGRSTDSALLPGLLVSGINLAL
- a CDS encoding DUF4124 domain-containing protein, with product MRTLALLLALLVTLDPCAASQLFRWIDDQGQVHFSDRPPSNPAAPVQVQPLPPPAPRPADNHYSVMNQVKRLESERQQREAARWAERVTRQEEELRLAEIEESRARARLAEAEAERARQSVYLVYPRFRKPPRPGPDHRPNRSDHLPRHSDTRPVQPDGRSVTRPGRSSTVPGRSLHSEQSPPRPRH
- a CDS encoding lipopolysaccharide biosynthesis protein, with the translated sequence MNPLKRLASQTAIYGVSSVLGRFLNYLLVPFLTYTFAPAEYGVIAEFYAYMGFLAVVLMFGLETGYFRFRAGGEWPPEVVYGTVLRFLALTNIAFFLLIYVQREPIAELLRHSGHPEYVWWSAAILALDSVGSVAFARLRAEDRAKRFATLKLVEIGANVGLTIFFIYVCRRAFESDPQSLLGSLWNPSIGVGYVFIANLAASGLKLMLLAPQFRDGFGTFQAALFGRLLRYSLPMVVIGFAGIINEMLDRAALKYLLPFDDATNMAQLGIYSACYKLSILMGLFIQAFRYAGEPFFFSYAKQSDARQTYALVLNWFVICCVFLFLLVTLYLDLFQYFVGSAYREGLSVVPVLLLASLFLGIYVNLSIWYKLTDRTLMGAVVSLIGAGITIVLLLWWVPIYGYEGAAWAHLVCYGAMVAMSYLLGRRYYPVPYEVGRVLGYVILGVALYLASRWLVSVPGWNSLAAGTLCLAIFLLAVLLLDARRLTRRRGTGGVSS
- a CDS encoding L,D-transpeptidase family protein, whose amino-acid sequence is MYFNAKHSHAIYRTPPRHRRIRPLGMHVLAALALTGLLGLTGCGSTPPVTQKATGPVDQVVVKKSERQIELLSRGQVVRTYRVALGGSPNGHKYREGDQRTPVGDYVLNWRNPRSNFYKAIHISYPNEQDKLASRQLGFNPGGMIMLHGLPNYIQSESMRRLYTNRDWTHGCIAVQNHEIDEIWNLVPDGTPIRILP
- a CDS encoding class I SAM-dependent rRNA methyltransferase, producing the protein MKTQPLILRKDQERRLLAGHCWIYSNEVDTQATPLKNLEPGQPVEILSDHERWIGHGYVNPHSLICARIVTRDRNHPLSPTLWLKRIHDALALRERLYKRPFYRLVFGESDGLPGLIVDRYDDLLAVQITTAGMERVRGEILAALEQVLRPRAIVLRNDTAVRELEGLPRSVETVLGTPEDHLTLIEHELAFEVSPLSGQKTGWFFDQAENRTRLARYGVGKRVLDVCSYIGAWGLRAAALGAEEVTCVDSSHTALERVADNAARNRLDNRVNHLHGDAFEVLRDLRDKGKRFDTVILDPPAFIKRRKDEKEGTQAYQRLNRLGIEVLEPGGLLVTSSCSFHMDRDTFLRSVQLAARRSGRNLQLLEVGQQGPDHPVHPAISETAYLKTCFLRVLPEF